In Deltaproteobacteria bacterium, the genomic stretch CGCGACCCCGAGCGCATGACGGAGATGGTCGAGCGGCTCGTGCGCGTTGGTGTGCTCACGCCCGAGGAAGGGCGCCTGCTCGCCGGCGACATCTTCAACCGGGAGTTCCGCAAGATCGGCGACGACTGGACCAAGCGGCCGATCACGCTGACGCTCGCCGGCATCCAGACGGGCGTCGAGGACCTCAAGCCGAAGGCCTCGGGGCCCGACGCGCTGCTCCCGAGCGCGAAGCAGCTGCTCGCGCTCCGCGAAGACCTCCGCGCAGAGGAGGAGCGCCTCGCCCACGGTCGCCTCGACCTTGCGCGGCGGTACCTCGACGTCGAGCACGTGAAGGTTCCCCGCGAGGAGTTCGACGCCTGGTTCGGCGAGGCGCGCGATGCGACCTGAGCTGCAGCGGGCGTGGGTGCAGCAAGCGCAGCTCGACGCCGAGCGCGGCGTCATCGAGTGCCGCATGTGCCGGAGGCACGCCGCTCTCGACGAGACGACCACGCTCTGGCGGAACGGCCTCCTCGTCTTCGCGCTCTGCGACCGCTGCGCGTCGAGCCACGAGGTCGTGTTCTCGCCGAGCGAGGCCGGGGTCGAGGTGCGCGCTCGCCGACGAGGCCCGCTGGTGGTCGGAGGCGGGCTGTGAGGATCGTGCCCTCCACCAAGCGCCCATGCCGGCTCGAGCGCGGCGAGGTGCGGCGCGTGCCGCAGGACCGCGGCGGTCTGCTTGTCGGCTACCACGTGTGTTGTCCCCGCTGCGGCTTCGTCACCCCGGCGCTCAACGGTGACGCGGGGCTCGACATCGACGAGGAGCCGGACCCGGGCGACCTCACGTTCTCGCGGGCGGTGCGCTGCACCTTCTGCCGGGTGCTCCTGCACCTGAGCCACGGCGAGCTGCGGCTCGAGGAGGACGCCGATGTGCGGAACGTCCGCTACCGCTGACCGCCTCCTGGTCGTGCATGAGGCCCGGATCGCCGCCGACGAGCTGCTCGGCGACTACCTGCGGCTGCCGCTCGGGAAGGCGATCAACCTCGGAACACCGGGCGGGTTCGATCGCGCCGTCGCGCTCCTCGCCGCCCGCCTGCGGCGGGCCACCGGGCGCGCCGATGTGGACGCGGTTCGCGACGCGATGGCTGTCCTCGACATCGACTGGCCGCGCACGACCGCAGCCGAGAGGCGCCGGCTGGTCTCCGAGGCGATGGCAGCCGCGGGCCGGGCGACGGCCATCATCCCCGCGCGCATCCAGGTGCCGCTCGGCGACGCGGCCGAGTCGGTGGTGGCGGCGACTCGAACGCAGGCCCGGCGACAGCAAGGGCTCGCCATCGCCGCCGACTTCAACGCCCTCGACCGGCGCGTCGTGACCCACGTCGTCAGCTCTCAGGGGAACTTCGTGCGCGACGAGTACGGTCGCCGCGTCGAGGGACTCGGCGAGGAGGCTCGCAGGATCGTCGCGGCCGGGCTCGAGCAGGGTCTCGGACGGGACGACATCGCGGCCGACCTCGAGCGCGCGGCTCGGGCGGCGCTCGTCGAGCGGGCGCCGTTCTACTGGGAGGTGGTCGCGAGCTCGTTCATGGGCCAGGGGCGCTCGTTCGCCCAGATGAGCAGCTACGCCGAGGCCGGCATCCAGCGCTACGTCATCGAGGCGGTGCTGGACGAGCGCACGACGCACATCTGCCGCTACCTGCACGGCAAGAGCTTCGCCGTGGCCGACGCCCTCCAGCGCTTCGAGCGGGTCGAGCGGCTGGAGCAGCCTGAGGACATCAAGCGTGAGCTGCCGTGGGTGCGCGAGAGCCTCGACCCCGAGACCGGACGGACGCGGCTCTACGTCGACGGCGGCGCCGGCCGGACCCCGCTCGCCGAGGTGACCCGGTCGGCCTTCGGCACCCGCGATGATCGGGGCGACTTCCGGGCCCTGGCCTCCGATGGCGCCCTTCGCGAGGTCGGCATCGGCTTCCCGCCGTACCACGGCCTCTGTCGCACCACGACGCTCGCGGTCGTGTGAGCACGTGTCCCCGCTTCCTCCGGGCGGCTGCTTTGCCCCCAGCGGAGGTCGACGCATGCCCGAGACTGCGAAGCCGCGCGAGCCAGAGAGCCCCGCCCCGGACCAGGGGAACGGCAAGGCTCCGTCCGCGCCGTCGCGGGAGCAGAAGCGCGACGAGCCCGTGGTCTGGCCGCGGGACCTGAACGCACCCACCACGAAGGACCCGCTCTGGGGCTCCGACCCGGAGGCGCTGCGCGATGCGTGACCGGCGCGAGGCGGCCATCGCCTACGCCCGTCGCGTCCTCGCGGCGAGCCAGGGCGAGCCGGTCGAGAAGACCATCTGGGGCTCGCCCGCGGGCAAGAAGCGCATCGCGCAGCGGCTCGTGGCGATGCTCCCCGCCCACAAGACCTACGTCGAGCCCTTCGCCGGAAGCGCCGCGGTGCTGTTCGCGAAGGAGCCCTCCGACGTCGAGGTCATCAACGACGCTGACCCGGAGATCGCCGACGCCTACCGGCTCCTCAAGAAGCTCACGACCGCCGACCTCGAGCGGTTGAAGAAGCTGCCGTGGACCGGCGACGAGAAGACGTTCAAGGGGCTGCTCGATGTCGAGCCCGAGGGCGACGTCGAGCGCCTGCACCGCTTCCTGTACCTGACGCACTTCTCCTACGGGAAGATGCGCGGGCGCAGCTTCAGCCCGTCGGTCGTCGGAGTCGAAGCCAAGACCATCAAGCGCATCGAGCAGTTCGCGCCGCGCCTGAAGCGCGTGAAGGTGTACGGCGGCGACTACGAGAAGGTCGTCCGCAAGTACGACTCGAAGGACACGGTCTTCTTCCTCGATCCGCCGTACCCCGGCTACAACGTCGACGTCGGCGAGTCGGACTTCGACGAGGAGCGCTTCTTCAAGCTCCTCAAGTCGCTCAAGGGCAAGTTCCTCATCACCTACGGCATCCGCGGGAAGTTCCCCGCGATGGTGAAGGACTCCGGCTTCTGGACGAAGCGGATCCGGACCCCGCGCACCATCGCCGCCATGCGCGGCGTTGGCGGCTCGTCGGTGCTCACGCAGCTGCTCGTCGCGAACTACGAGCCTACGCTCAAGGGGCTCGACGAGAGCGTCGTCATCGAGGACTGGGACGGCGTCGTCGAGACCGACGCGGACGAGCTCGAGAAGGCCCAGCCCTTCGGCACCTTCGGCGGCTCGTTCCACTACGCGAAGCGCATCGTGCCGCTCATCCCGGCGCACAAGACCTACGTCGAGCCCTTCGCGGGCGCGGCGGCGGTGCTGCACGCGAAGGAGCCGAGCGAGAAGGAGGTGCTCGCGGACCTCGACGACGACGTCGTGTTCCTCCATCGGAGCATCAAGGCGATGACGCCCGAGCGCATCGAGGAGCTGCGGCGCCGCTTCGAGTGGACCGTCACCGAGGAGAGCTTCCTCAAGGCGCGCGACATGGCGCCGAAGGACGACGTCGCGCGCTTCTACAAGCTCGTCTTCGTCCGCACGCACGCCCGCGACTGCCGCCCCGACGGCACGCACCCGGCGCAGCAGCACCTCGGCTCCACAACGAACCCGGAGAAGTACCTGAAGGCCGCCGAGCGGCTGAAGGACGTCACGGTGCTTCGGCAGGACTACCGGAAGACGCTGAAGGCCTACGACTCGCCGGACACGTTCTTCTTCATCGACCCGCCGTACCCCGGCGAGTGGTTCGACAAGGACAAGGTCATCGACCTCGAGGAGTTCGTCGACGCGCTCGCCAAGGTGCGCGGCAAGTTCATCGCGGTCCTGAACCCGACGCCGGAGAACGTCGCCGCCTTCAAGCGGGTCGGCCACGTCTTCCGTCTCAAGGTCCGCGAGGCCTCGGGCCGGGGCGGCGCCAAGCAGGCGATGCGTCTGTTCGTCGCGAACTACCCCGTGCGCAAGGCCGAGGACTTCGAGCTCGTCGCCAAGTGCGAGCACCTGCCGCTCGACCCGAGCCTCGACGCGCTGGTCTTCGACAAGACGACCCAGCTCGTGAAGGGCCTCGATCCGAACGACGAGCGCTACGTGCTCGGCATCGTGCTCGAGCCCGAGGTCGTCGACGCGCAGGGCGACATCTACTCGACCGAGGAGATCCGCGCCGCCGCCCACCGCTTCATGGAGGAGTTCGGCGGGCTCGGGCTCATGCACCGGCTGCGGGTGAACGACCAGGTGAAGGTGCTCGAGAGCTACCTCGCGCCCACCGA encodes the following:
- a CDS encoding head morphogenesis protein — encoded protein: MCGTSATADRLLVVHEARIAADELLGDYLRLPLGKAINLGTPGGFDRAVALLAARLRRATGRADVDAVRDAMAVLDIDWPRTTAAERRRLVSEAMAAAGRATAIIPARIQVPLGDAAESVVAATRTQARRQQGLAIAADFNALDRRVVTHVVSSQGNFVRDEYGRRVEGLGEEARRIVAAGLEQGLGRDDIAADLERAARAALVERAPFYWEVVASSFMGQGRSFAQMSSYAEAGIQRYVIEAVLDERTTHICRYLHGKSFAVADALQRFERVERLEQPEDIKRELPWVRESLDPETGRTRLYVDGGAGRTPLAEVTRSAFGTRDDRGDFRALASDGALREVGIGFPPYHGLCRTTTLAVV
- a CDS encoding DNA adenine methylase; translation: MRDRREAAIAYARRVLAASQGEPVEKTIWGSPAGKKRIAQRLVAMLPAHKTYVEPFAGSAAVLFAKEPSDVEVINDADPEIADAYRLLKKLTTADLERLKKLPWTGDEKTFKGLLDVEPEGDVERLHRFLYLTHFSYGKMRGRSFSPSVVGVEAKTIKRIEQFAPRLKRVKVYGGDYEKVVRKYDSKDTVFFLDPPYPGYNVDVGESDFDEERFFKLLKSLKGKFLITYGIRGKFPAMVKDSGFWTKRIRTPRTIAAMRGVGGSSVLTQLLVANYEPTLKGLDESVVIEDWDGVVETDADELEKAQPFGTFGGSFHYAKRIVPLIPAHKTYVEPFAGAAAVLHAKEPSEKEVLADLDDDVVFLHRSIKAMTPERIEELRRRFEWTVTEESFLKARDMAPKDDVARFYKLVFVRTHARDCRPDGTHPAQQHLGSTTNPEKYLKAAERLKDVTVLRQDYRKTLKAYDSPDTFFFIDPPYPGEWFDKDKVIDLEEFVDALAKVRGKFIAVLNPTPENVAAFKRVGHVFRLKVREASGRGGAKQAMRLFVANYPVRKAEDFELVAKCEHLPLDPSLDALVFDKTTQLVKGLDPNDERYVLGIVLEPEVVDAQGDIYSTEEIRAAAHRFMEEFGGLGLMHRLRVNDQVKVLESYLAPTDFTVGELTVRKGTWMLAVRVLSDELWDRVKSGDLTGFSIGGSARRVPEPAPAPAPPPATPDAQPQTEAA